Sequence from the Bacteroidota bacterium genome:
AATAGGTAAACGGCTTACTTATAGTGTTAGTTATCGTAGAACATATATTGATTGGTTGTTTAAGCCTTTTAGTAATGATAGCAGCAAAATCGCTTATCATTTTTATGACCTTAATGTGAGATTGAAATTTATTCTTAATAAGAAGAACAATCTCTACTTTCAAATAATAAACAATATAGATGCATTATTTATATATAGGAAAGAAACCGAAGCCAAAGGGAATGGCAAAACTAACGAAGTAAAAATAAATGAAAACATTAAATATGGTGGCTATACAAGTTGGCTCAAATGGGAAAGGACAAAAGCTAAAGGATACAGCACGCTTTGCTTTGCCGTTAATAATATAAATTCGCTTTTTGCGATCAAGGTAGATGAAAATTTAATTGCTGGGGCATTTGTTACCCCTATTTCCAAAAGTAATTGGGACAATTCGCGGGGGTTCAATTCTATTGGTGTAATGTATGATGAATATATTGTGAGACCAAAAGGTAATGTACTTTTTGGTGGGAACTTTTGGTTGGAAAATTATGAAACAGGTAGCCAGAAAAAATTTCAGACTTCGGGTGCCACCATATTATATGATACTACTTATAGGTTTGAACCCAAGGTAAGACAATATACAGGAGCCTTATATGGTAGCCTCAATAAACATTGGGACAATGGGCACAAGTCTGTTACTATTGGTGCTAGGCTTAGCATGGCTTTAGTTGGAGGCAAATTTTTTATAGTGCCCGAGCCCCGTATTTCTTATTATCAGTTACTCAGTAAGAATTGGCATTTTAAAATGTCGTATGACAGGACGGGGCAAATGAAAAATTATTTACAACCTACATATATTGGTATCGTTCGCACCGACCAATGGCTGCCAGTTTCATCGGTTAATGGGCCACAAGTTAATGACCAACTCAGCGTTCAATTGATAAAGACTATTAGTAGAAAATGGTCTTTTGAAGGTAATGCATATTATATTTATATGGAACGGGTAAGCCTGCCTAATCCTGGTGCAAAACAAACCAACTATTTTTCAAATTCAGTTGATTTTAATTGGCACAATCAATTGGTACAAGGCTCAGGCAAAAGCTATGGAACAGAATTAATATTGCATAAAAATGCTGGATTAAGTAAAGGATGGATAAGTTGGTGCCAAACCTGGAGTTACCGAAAGATTGAAAACTATAACGGTGGCAACTTCTTCCGATACAACCTCGACAGGAAAAGCGACCTCACCTTGGCGATGACCCATCAATGGCAAAGAAGGATT
This genomic interval carries:
- a CDS encoding TonB-dependent receptor, with translation MKLKALLWLGLVLVVFIPSKAFCQKFILSGTITDIITGKPIPGVLLTSDEIRCFSNQYGGYMFFIGYGEHNVNIQSAGYRDYNIRIKTYNDEVFNIALLRTPDLAALRKTSQILQNDSMGTNSGKYIIDNKKLNRLPVLFGESDLLKNLQFAPGVYKNRSGVVYTSIRGCNTNQTNFFVDGVPIYNIQHASGYMSVFAEGDFSHTELVKSGLGANLGGRSGGAVLFTPNEGDTKKISGGYQLSLPVFSLNLNGPIGKRLTYSVSYRRTYIDWLFKPFSNDSSKIAYHFYDLNVRLKFILNKKNNLYFQIINNIDALFIYRKETEAKGNGKTNEVKINENIKYGGYTSWLKWERTKAKGYSTLCFAVNNINSLFAIKVDENLIAGAFVTPISKSNWDNSRGFNSIGVMYDEYIVRPKGNVLFGGNFWLENYETGSQKKFQTSGATILYDTTYRFEPKVRQYTGALYGSLNKHWDNGHKSVTIGARLSMALVGGKFFIVPEPRISYYQLLSKNWHFKMSYDRTGQMKNYLQPTYIGIVRTDQWLPVSSVNGPQVNDQLSVQLIKTISRKWSFEGNAYYIYMERVSLPNPGAKQTNYFSNSVDFNWHNQLVQGSGKSYGTELILHKNAGLSKGWISWCQTWSYRKIENYNGGNFFRYNLDRKSDLTLAMTHQWQRRIIWGTTLVLSGGFPISIPISKFSLPQGTQNYPNWQGQQVLLYGGKNNSTFGLFKRIDFNMNLIGKHPDGRKHQVFTITLYNLLSSFNPEVLNYTYDKQTKQYKLIANWSFPLIPAIGYQYRF